A stretch of the Synergistota bacterium genome encodes the following:
- a CDS encoding TIGR01212 family radical SAM protein (This family includes YhcC from E. coli K-12, an uncharacterized radical SAM protein.), producing MERRYNSLNQYFKERYGKRVQKITLDAGFFCPNRDGRLSKGGCVFCDEKGSGRGEYGILSLREQIERAYKFLRKRYETDLFMLYFQAFTNTYAPIEKSITLFRGCLNEASKLFKVIGLSVGTRPDCVPDPFPQVYSSLKAYVDELWLEFGLQSINYKTLKLVNRGHTFAEFIDAVLRCKGKGIKICAHVILGLPGEDEEDAMEMARVLSALRVDGVKIHPLYVVKGTPLEEMVREGKYRPLELDEYVKMCVSFLEHLSPEVIIHRLTGETSKEDLFVPDWTLNKPEVIKKIEEELIKRGSWQGKKLKLGLSQEELCPLVER from the coding sequence GTGGAGAGGAGATATAACTCCCTTAATCAGTATTTTAAGGAGAGGTATGGAAAAAGGGTTCAGAAGATAACATTAGATGCGGGTTTTTTCTGCCCCAATAGAGACGGTCGTTTAAGCAAAGGAGGATGTGTATTTTGTGATGAGAAAGGTAGTGGTAGGGGCGAGTATGGTATTCTGAGCCTTAGGGAACAGATAGAAAGGGCTTATAAGTTTTTAAGGAAAAGATATGAAACTGATCTTTTTATGCTTTATTTTCAAGCTTTTACAAATACTTATGCTCCTATAGAGAAGAGTATAACGCTTTTTAGAGGGTGTTTGAATGAAGCTTCTAAGCTTTTTAAGGTTATAGGTTTGTCTGTGGGAACGAGACCTGATTGTGTTCCAGACCCTTTTCCTCAAGTTTACTCCTCACTTAAGGCTTATGTGGATGAATTGTGGTTGGAATTTGGGTTACAAAGCATAAACTATAAGACTTTAAAGCTTGTAAATAGAGGTCACACTTTTGCAGAGTTTATCGATGCGGTTTTAAGATGTAAAGGTAAAGGGATAAAGATTTGTGCTCATGTTATACTTGGATTGCCTGGAGAAGATGAGGAAGATGCTATGGAAATGGCGCGTGTTTTGTCAGCTTTGAGAGTAGATGGAGTTAAGATTCACCCCCTTTATGTAGTTAAAGGAACTCCTCTTGAAGAAATGGTTAGAGAGGGAAAGTATAGACCCCTTGAGCTTGATGAATATGTGAAAATGTGTGTTTCTTTTTTGGAACACCTCTCACCTGAAGTTATTATTCATAGGCTAACAGGTGAAACTTCCAAAGAGGATCTTTTTGTTCCTGATTGGACTCTTAATAAGCCGGAAGTAATAAAGAAAATTGAAGAAGAACTTATCAAAAGGGGTTCTTGGCAAGGAAAAAAGCTCAAGCTTGGATTATCTCAGGAGGAACTTTGTCCCCTTGTAGAGAGGTAA